The Pseudolabrys sp. FHR47 genome contains a region encoding:
- the acnA gene encoding aconitate hydratase AcnA, whose translation MTSLDSFKCAKTLKVGSKTYAYYSLPAAEKNGLKGISRLPFSMKVLLENLLRNEDGTTVTKEDIKAVAEWMKTKTSTHEFAFRPARVLMQDFTGVPAVVDLAAMRDAMETLGGDPKKINPLIPVDLVIDHSVNVNFFGDSKAFKKNVDEEYRQNQERYTFLKWAQRSFDNFRVVPPGTGICHQVNLEYLSRVVWTKKDKVTIGKKTAEMTVAYPDTLVGTDSHTTMVNGVAVLGWGVGGIEAEAAMLGQPLSMTLPEVIGFKLVGKLKEGLTATDLVLTVTQMLRKRGVVGKFVEFFGPGLQHLPVADRATLANMAPEYGATCGYSPVDEDAIQYLKDTGRPNEVIKLAEAYAKAQGMYRTARTPDPEFTDVLTLDLATVQPSLSGPKRPQDRIALPDVVAGFTTAMEKEYNKAAELKKRASVEGRKHDLGHGDVVIAAITSCTNTSNPSVMIGAGLLARKAAALGLKAKPWVKTSLAPGSQVVAEYLAKSGLQKDLDKVGFNLVGFGCTTCIGNSGPLPEEISDTINKNDLVSAAVLSGNRNFEGRVNPDVRANYLASPPLVVAYALAGSMYVDLTKDPIGTDKKGKPVYLKDIWPTNKEIAKFVSKYVTKKIFSAKYADVFKGDTNWRKIAVKGGLTYGWDDRSTYVQNPPYFEGMQRKEVPIEDIEGARVLGLFLDSITTDHISPAGSIKESSPAGTYLRDHQVRPIDFNQYGTRRGNHQVMMRGTFGNIRIKNQMVPGVEGGVTIHYPSKEKMTIYDAAMRYKAEKVPLVVFAGKEYGTGSSRDWAAKGSVLLGIRAVITQSFERIHRSNLVGMGVMPLNFEEGTSWQSLGLKGDEKVTIHGLEGDLKPRQKLTAEITMGDGTVKKVPLICRIDTLDELEYFRSGGILQYVLRQLAA comes from the coding sequence ATGACCTCTCTCGACAGCTTCAAATGCGCCAAGACTCTCAAGGTCGGGTCCAAGACCTATGCCTATTACAGCCTCCCGGCGGCGGAGAAGAACGGACTGAAAGGTATCTCGCGGCTGCCCTTCTCGATGAAGGTGCTGCTCGAGAATCTGCTGCGCAACGAGGACGGCACGACGGTCACCAAAGAAGATATCAAGGCCGTTGCCGAGTGGATGAAGACCAAGACATCCACTCATGAGTTCGCCTTCCGTCCGGCGCGCGTCCTCATGCAGGACTTCACCGGCGTGCCGGCGGTGGTCGATCTTGCCGCCATGCGCGATGCCATGGAAACGCTCGGCGGCGACCCCAAGAAGATCAACCCGCTGATCCCGGTCGATCTCGTCATCGACCATTCGGTCAACGTCAACTTCTTTGGCGACAGCAAAGCCTTCAAGAAGAACGTCGACGAGGAATACCGGCAGAACCAGGAGCGTTACACCTTCCTGAAGTGGGCGCAGCGCTCGTTCGACAATTTCCGCGTCGTGCCGCCCGGCACCGGCATCTGCCACCAGGTCAATCTCGAATATCTCTCGCGCGTCGTCTGGACCAAGAAGGACAAGGTCACCATCGGCAAGAAGACCGCCGAGATGACCGTCGCCTATCCGGATACGTTGGTCGGCACCGACTCGCACACCACCATGGTGAACGGCGTCGCCGTGCTCGGCTGGGGCGTCGGCGGCATCGAGGCGGAAGCCGCGATGCTCGGCCAGCCTCTGTCGATGACGCTGCCGGAAGTGATCGGTTTCAAGCTGGTCGGCAAGCTCAAGGAAGGCCTGACCGCCACCGACCTCGTGCTCACCGTGACCCAGATGCTGCGGAAGCGCGGCGTGGTCGGCAAGTTCGTCGAGTTCTTCGGCCCGGGCCTGCAGCATCTGCCGGTCGCCGACCGCGCGACGCTCGCCAACATGGCGCCCGAATACGGCGCGACCTGCGGCTATTCGCCGGTCGACGAAGATGCCATCCAGTATCTCAAGGACACCGGCCGTCCGAACGAAGTGATCAAGCTCGCCGAGGCCTATGCCAAGGCGCAGGGCATGTACCGCACCGCGCGCACGCCGGACCCGGAATTCACCGATGTGCTGACGCTGGACCTCGCCACCGTGCAGCCGTCACTGTCCGGCCCGAAGCGTCCGCAGGACCGCATCGCGCTGCCCGACGTCGTCGCCGGTTTCACAACGGCGATGGAGAAGGAATACAACAAGGCCGCTGAGCTGAAGAAGCGCGCATCGGTCGAAGGCCGCAAGCACGATCTCGGCCATGGCGACGTTGTTATCGCCGCCATCACCTCCTGCACCAACACCTCGAACCCGAGCGTCATGATCGGCGCTGGCCTGCTCGCTCGCAAGGCGGCGGCGCTGGGCCTCAAGGCCAAGCCGTGGGTGAAGACCTCGCTGGCGCCGGGATCGCAGGTCGTCGCCGAATATCTCGCCAAATCGGGCCTGCAGAAGGACCTCGACAAGGTCGGCTTCAACCTCGTCGGCTTCGGCTGCACCACCTGCATCGGCAACTCCGGCCCGCTGCCGGAGGAAATCTCCGACACGATCAACAAGAACGATCTGGTGTCGGCCGCGGTGCTCTCGGGCAACCGTAATTTCGAAGGCCGCGTCAATCCGGACGTGCGCGCCAACTATCTGGCGTCGCCGCCGCTGGTCGTCGCCTATGCGCTGGCGGGCTCGATGTATGTCGATCTGACCAAGGATCCGATCGGCACCGACAAGAAGGGCAAGCCGGTCTATCTCAAGGACATCTGGCCGACCAACAAGGAGATCGCCAAGTTCGTCTCCAAGTATGTGACCAAGAAGATCTTCTCCGCGAAATACGCCGACGTGTTCAAGGGCGATACCAATTGGCGCAAGATCGCGGTCAAGGGCGGTCTCACTTACGGCTGGGACGACCGTTCGACCTATGTGCAGAACCCGCCTTACTTCGAAGGCATGCAGCGCAAGGAAGTGCCGATCGAGGATATCGAAGGCGCGCGCGTGCTCGGCCTGTTCCTCGACTCGATCACCACCGACCACATCTCGCCGGCCGGTTCGATCAAGGAGTCGAGCCCCGCGGGCACCTATCTGCGCGATCATCAGGTGCGCCCGATCGACTTCAACCAGTACGGCACGCGGCGCGGCAATCATCAGGTGATGATGCGCGGCACCTTCGGCAATATCCGCATCAAGAACCAGATGGTGCCGGGCGTCGAAGGCGGCGTCACCATTCACTACCCGTCGAAAGAGAAGATGACGATCTACGACGCGGCCATGCGCTACAAGGCCGAGAAGGTTCCGCTTGTCGTCTTCGCCGGCAAGGAATACGGCACCGGCTCGTCGCGCGACTGGGCGGCCAAGGGTTCGGTGCTGCTCGGTATCCGCGCCGTGATCACGCAGTCCTTCGAGCGCATCCATCGCTCGAACCTGGTCGGCATGGGCGTGATGCCGCTCAACTTCGAGGAAGGCACGTCGTGGCAGTCGCTCGGTCTCAAGGGCGATGAAAAGGTCACGATCCACGGCCTCGAAGGTGATCTCAAGCCGCGTCAGAAGCTGACCGCCGAGATCACAATGGGCGACGGCACCGTCAAGAAAGTGCCGCTGATCTGCCGTATCGACACGCTCGATGAGCTGGAATACTTCCGCTCGGGCGGCATCCTGCAATACGTGCTGCGTCAGCTCGCCGCCTGA
- the ccmA gene encoding heme ABC exporter ATP-binding protein CcmA: MQLICESLACERGGRQVFAGVNFTVSAGEAMVVTGRNGAGKSTLLRVIAGLLRAAEGQVTLAGGREDATLPEQAHYLGHLDAAKPSLTVRENLTFWADFLGASDEAAIESALEAVELDTLADLPAAYLSAGQKRRLSIARLLAVKRPVWLLDEPTSALDTQSQDRLAGFMRDHLSGGGFIVAATHGPIGLDTPRELKMGAGG; this comes from the coding sequence ATGCAGCTCATCTGCGAGAGCCTGGCCTGCGAGCGCGGCGGGCGGCAGGTTTTTGCCGGCGTGAACTTCACGGTATCGGCCGGCGAGGCCATGGTCGTGACCGGGCGCAATGGCGCCGGTAAGTCGACCTTGCTGCGGGTGATCGCCGGGCTGCTGCGGGCGGCGGAAGGCCAGGTGACGCTGGCCGGCGGCCGCGAGGACGCGACGCTTCCGGAGCAGGCCCACTACCTCGGCCATCTCGACGCGGCCAAGCCTTCGCTGACGGTGCGGGAAAACCTGACCTTCTGGGCCGACTTTCTCGGGGCTTCGGACGAAGCGGCGATCGAATCCGCCCTCGAAGCCGTCGAATTAGACACGCTCGCCGACTTGCCGGCGGCCTACCTCTCGGCCGGGCAGAAGCGGCGGCTGTCGATCGCCCGGCTCCTGGCCGTCAAACGGCCGGTCTGGCTGCTCGACGAACCCACCTCCGCCCTCGACACCCAATCGCAGGACCGTCTTGCCGGATTCATGCGCGACCACCTTTCCGGTGGCGGCTTCATTGTTGCAGCGACCCACGGCCCAATTGGCCTCGACACTCCGCGGGAGTTGAAGATGGGGGCGGGAGGATGA
- the ccmB gene encoding heme exporter protein CcmB yields the protein MTAFTALILRDMRLSVRVGGGALMGALFYFVVVSMIPFAIGPDLNLLARIGPAMLWIGALLSTLLALDRLFASDHDDGSLDLLTMSSLPLELTVAAKAIAHWLTTALPLIVITPVLGLMLNVELTAMGYVALTLLAGTPSLTFIGLIGAALSVTLRRGGLLMAILVLPLTVPVLIFGVAAANAAIVGPAPFGPPFTILCALSLASFVLGPFAAAAALRQGQE from the coding sequence ATGACCGCTTTTACGGCCTTAATCCTCCGCGACATGCGTCTGTCCGTCCGCGTCGGCGGCGGCGCGCTAATGGGCGCGCTGTTCTATTTCGTCGTCGTCTCGATGATCCCCTTCGCCATCGGCCCGGACCTCAACCTCCTGGCGCGGATCGGCCCGGCCATGCTGTGGATCGGCGCCCTGCTCTCGACGTTGCTCGCGCTCGACCGGCTGTTCGCCAGCGACCATGACGACGGCTCGCTCGATCTTCTCACCATGAGCAGCCTGCCGCTGGAACTGACGGTCGCTGCCAAGGCCATCGCGCACTGGCTCACCACGGCGCTGCCGCTCATCGTCATCACGCCGGTGCTCGGCCTGATGCTCAATGTCGAACTCACGGCGATGGGCTATGTCGCGCTGACCCTGCTTGCCGGCACGCCGTCGCTGACCTTCATCGGCCTGATCGGCGCGGCCCTGTCCGTGACATTGCGACGCGGCGGCCTCCTGATGGCGATCCTGGTGCTGCCGCTGACAGTGCCGGTGCTGATCTTCGGCGTCGCCGCGGCGAACGCCGCCATCGTCGGGCCTGCGCCCTTCGGGCCGCCTTTCACCATCCTCTGCGCGCTGTCTCTGGCGAGTTTCGTGCTCGGACC